Proteins from a genomic interval of Choristoneura fumiferana chromosome 12, NRCan_CFum_1, whole genome shotgun sequence:
- the Arl8 gene encoding ADP-ribosylation factor-like protein 8, which yields MLALINRILDWFKSLFWKEEMELTLVGLQYSGKTTFVNVIASGQFSEDMIPTVGFNMRKITKGNVTIKVWDIGGQPRFRSMWERYCRGVNAIVYMVDAADSEKIEASRNELHSLLEKQQLTGIPVLVLGNKRDLPHALDEHGLIERMNLSAIQDREICCYSISCKEKDNIDITLQWLIQHSKSGATR from the exons atgttaGCTTTGATTAACCGTATTCTCGATTGGTTCAAGAGTCTCTTTTGGAAAGAGGAGATGGAGCTCACGCTGGTCGGCTTGCAGTACTCCGGGAAAACAACTTTTGTGAACGTCATAGCA TCTGGCCAGTTCAGTGAAGACATGATACCGACAGTTGGATTCAACATGCGCAAAATTACCAAAGGCAATGTTACTATCAAG GTGTGGGACATCGGCGGCCAGCCCCGGTTCCGTTCTATGTGGGAGAGGTACTGTCGCGGAGTCAACGCGATCGT ATACATGGTCGACGCGGCGGACAGCGAGAAGATAGAAGCTTCCCGCAACGAGTTGCACAGCCTGTTGGAGAAGCAGCAGCTGACCGGCATCCCCGTGCTGGTGCTCGGCAACAAGCGCGACCTGCCGCACGCGCTGGACGAGCACGGCCTTATTGAGCGCAT GAACTTGTCAGCGATCCAAGACCGCGAGATCTGTTGCTACTCGATCTCGTGCAAAGAGAAGGACAATATCGACATAACTCTGCAATGGCTCATCCAACACAGCAAGTCGGGTGCCACGCGCTAG
- the LOC141433243 gene encoding uncharacterized protein isoform X1: MEEILTGVVHMRQNKLKECFEVAKQNYESGEMVLDTASNIVAQLKGMINKLQDEIRHYTSTSPSPQMTIVTNAMEIQIQAEDFVTTIESSMATAAASSVQTREHCSTSTRHLGVKLPKLELPKFDGQPLRWLEFWDRFASNIDSQPLAEADKLTYLISSLEGRALEAVAGISITNYNYTIAVEALKSRYGSDDTLIDAHYTALTNLERAEYTASSCRRTIDEIERHLRVLEKLGENTTGNHLRATILSKFPEQVLHQYHLMPQQSNIKDNSTSTVRRILVDIVVAMEKAQTAPALTRTGLDTKQEVITTEVLQTKAEYPIRSGTNANYKPKRSLKRKMDSQVNNNIARKRNRLPCIFCKLGNHNSMDCKRYSDVESRKKQLTDRCHKCLRRNHKTDQCHRKITCFRCGEGHLQLLCPKPKGNEDFIDSEPITVKCYITNSFTFLQTAVAQVTNPNNKRNKLKCRLVLDSGSQRSYISAKIASKLQLTPDNEDRLLVYTFGATNPKEMSSPSVDILLETKRDIKKQVRVNIVPHITERLPVAEFDTSVVDLVADDDSTGENVDILIGNDYYAGFMRQGKKKIQDELYLVDSDFGWLLSGNVENLEHTTRQENILTVNTYCHCHNSSCPYFTEPDLPLRNIDIKFLWSLECIGINDSPKATRQDEAVKHFNDTLQYINGRYEVTWPWIEYPPQLPVNFGVALGRLKSLINRLDPAMLQEYDDILKEQLDGNVIEIVEPHNSDILHPVHYLAHHIVKGEGKRGRIVYDASIRGSGKKSLNECLYSGPSMLEDLTALLLKFRTKRVAIVADVEKAFLQIGLQEKDRDVTRFLWVRDTTKDLTKENLLYLRFCRVPFGIISSPFLLTATIRYHMSQTNVDLLKDIANNCYVDNLVTGANSVQEAQEVYKKTRETFEQISMNIRDWNSNSKEFLNLVPTEHQAKREDTVKILGLSWNVERDSLKLKITNHHFDKDAPANTKRKVLRTLARIYDPCGFICPLTLPLKTLFRNICEQKHKWDTILPEDVIQSMQEILETIRTAVHLELPRCVTNDVPESKTTYQLNCFSDASKTAYAAVIYLTSRNEQGTSVHFLMGKSRIAKNEDSKELHIPKLELMGLLIASRLLKYIRENLSLPISQEILWTDSLVVHGWMRSNKLLPPFVSNRVEEIRKNQMQAELHYINTKMNPADVATRPDRWNQSKELWFNGPTFLREDESKWPADRYYLKHISVLSVGEGLDQGDQSYIPNIDHGPGNQLITVEQNDDQEMEIDEPNDKTVNDEITELDAIQESLTPSSSANNTIAEILKLQKHHFADEIAGKKTHLSRNLGLFLDVDGILRCQGRMANTTWDYDMKHPILLPRECEFTNKIIKDIHEANYHIGATHTLSLIREKYWIPQGKRQVERVISRCQRCVRHGGGPYRLPSAPDLPNERVSYSAPFTYCGLDYFGPLYVSTPNGKQKRWVALFTCLAVRAIHLEIVNDLTAEECLLALRRFAATRNTPKRLYTDNASYFKLTSEVVKKPFCISKGIEWRFICQLAPWHGGYYERLVGVVKHSLKRTLEKHLLGDSKLLTVMKEVEAVVNSRPLTKVGTEVIHILRPSDFLSLGKCLTLTPATDNVCTVDGSKLQVNLIESWKKGLIILEEFKKIFKAQYLTSLRERYRHSPKQPRVVSNCEPKVGDIVQIKSDIKNRELWKVGKIEELTTSADNKQRVAKVNVGDSILTRSVGHLYPLETETDNSSQSGPTEEGRAAPPMDAPVEYLDLDIAQNRVEGLPPLPPNDPVPERHGHEVETPNEVMPSQECTGNTETSNSEDATDPDNVLSGTRARRDAAIRAREKILEWTRHLLTLLH; the protein is encoded by the coding sequence ATGGAAGAAATTCTTACTGGAGTAGTTCATATGCGGCAAAACAAGCTAAAGGAATGTTTCGAAGTtgcaaaacaaaattacgaGTCGGGCGAGATGGTGCTTGACACCGCGTCTAATATCGTAGCGCAATTGAAAGggatgataaataaattacaagatGAAATACGGCATTACACATCTACCTCTCCAAGTCCTCAAATGACAATAGTCACAAATGCGATGGAGATTCAAATACAAGCTGAAGATTTCGTTACAACCATCGAATCATCTATGGCGACCGCGGCTGCTTCGTCGGTCCAAACCAGAGAACACTGCAGCACATCGACTCGTCATCTTGGTGTGAAATTGCCCAAGTTGGAATTGCCTAAATTTGATGGGCAACCACTTAGATGGTTGGAGTTCTGGGACAGGTTTGCCTCCAACATTGATAGCCAGCCCTTAGCAGAGGCAGACAAGCTGACGTACCTAATTAGTAGTCTCGAAGGTAGGGCCTTGGAAGCAGTAGCAGGCATTAGTATAACTAACTACAACTACACCATAGCTGTTGAAGCGCTGAAATCAAGGTATGGCTCTGATGACACACTCATAGATGCACACTATACTGCGTTAACAAACCTTGAACGAGCAGAATATACGGCGTCCAGCTGTAGGCGCACAATTGATGAAATAGAGCGGCATTTGAGGGTGCTAGAAAAATTAGGAGAAAACACTACTGGAAACCACCTACGGGCTACTATACTTTCCAAGTTTCCTGAACAGGTTTTACATCAGTATCACCTCATGCCCCAACAGTCTAATATTAAAGATAACTCAACATCTACAGTAAGACGGATTTTAGTGGATATTGTGGTGGCTATGGAAAAGGCTCAAACCGCTCCAGCTCTAACACGGACAGGTTTAGACACGAAACAAGAGGTCATTACTACTGAAGTACTCCAAACAAAGGCTGAATATCCAATACGGAGTGGTACCAACGCCAACTACAAGCCGAAGAGAAGCCTGAAACGGAAAATGGACAGTCAGGTCAATAATAACATAGCCAGAAAAAGAAACAGATTGCCTTGTATCTTCTGTAAACTTGGTAACCATAACAGCATGGACTGCAAGAGATATAGTGATGTGGAGTCCAGGAAAAAACAGTTAACGGACAGGTGCCATAAGtgtctaagaaggaaccacaaAACAGACCAGTGCCACAGAAAGATAACATGCTTCCGATGTGGTGAAGGACACCTCCAGCTACTGTGTCCGAAGCCAAAGGGTAATGAAGATTTTATAGACAGTGAACCTATAACGGTCAAgtgttatattacaaatagCTTTACCTTTTTGCAGACAGCCGTGGCACAGGTCACCAACCCCAACAACAAAAGAAACAAGCTTAAGTGCAGGCTTGTATTAGACAGTGGCTCCCAAAGAAGTTACATCAGTGCGAAGATAGCTTCTAAACTACAACTAACGCCTGACAATGAAGACCGGCTCTTGGTATACACATTTGGAGCAACTAATCCGAAGGAAATGTCAAGCCCATCTGTAGACATTTTATTAGAAACCAAACGTGATATCAAGAAACAAGTAAGAGTCAATATTGTTCCACATATTACAGAAAGGTTACCAGTAGCTGAATTTGATACTTCAGTGGTTGATTTGGtggctgatgatgattctaCTGGTGAGAATGTAGACATTTTAATAGGGAACGACTACTATGCGGGCTTCATGCGTCaaggaaagaaaaaaattcaggatgaatTATACCTTGTAGATTCTGACTTTGGTTGGCTGCTATCAGGAAATGTAGAAAATCTTGAACATACTACAAGGCAAGAGAACATATTAACTGTGAACACTTACTGCCACTGTCATAATTCAAGCTGCCCTTACTTTACCGAACCGGACTTACCTCTTAGAAACATTGACATCAAATTTCTATGGTCTCTTGAGTGTATTGGCATAAACGACTCTCCCAAAGCCACTAGACAAGACGAAGCAGTGAAACATTTTAATGACACCCTACAGTATATTAATGGACGGTATGAAGTAACATGGCCATGGATTGAATACCCACCTCAGCTCCCAGTCAATTTCGGCGTGGCATTAGGAAGACTGAAAAGTTTAATCAACAGATTGGATCCGGCAATGCTACAGGAATATGACGACATTCTAAAGGAACAACTCGATGGGAATGTAATTGAAATAGTCGAACCACACAACAGTGATATTTTACATCCCGTTCACTATCTTGCCCATCATATAGTAAAGGGTGAAGGGAAGCGAGGAAGGATTGTGTATGACGCATCGATAAGAGGATCAGGAAAGAAAAGCCTAAATGAATGCCTGTACAGTGGACCCTCGATGCTAGAGGATCTCACGGCTCTTCTCCTGAAGTTCAGAACGAAAAGGGTGGCAATAGTGGCAGATGTGGAAAAGGCGTTCCTGCAGATCGGACTTCAAGAGAAGGACCGTGATGTGACCAGATTCCTGTGGGTGAGAGACACAACAAAGGACctgacaaaagaaaatttaCTTTATCTCCGATTTTGCCGTGTCCCGTTTGGAATAATATCTAGTCCATTCCTATTGACGGCGACCATTAGATACCATATGTCACAGACAAATGTAGATCTACTAAAGGACATAGCCAATAATTGCTATGTAGATAATTTAGTAACCGGAGCGAACTCTGTCCAAGAAGCACAAGAGGTATATAAGAAGACACGGGAGACCTTTGAACAAATATCCATGAATATAAGAGATTGGAACTCAAATAGTAAAGAATTTCTTAATCTTGTACCCACAGAGCACCAAGCAAAACGGGAAGATACAGTGAAAATTCTCGGCTTATCGTGGAATGTGGAGAGAgattcattaaaattgaaaataactaATCATCACTTTGACAAGGATGCACCTGCAAACACGAAGAGGAAGGTCCTTCGTACCTTAGCCCGGATATATGACCCATGTGGCTTCATTTGTCCACTAACCCTACCATTGAAGACCTTGTTCAGGAACATCTGTGAACAGAAACATAAATGGGACACAATCTTACCAGAAGATGTGATACAGTCCATGCAAGAAATATTGGAAACAATAAGGACGGCTGTACACTTGGAACTACCCAGATGTGTAACGAATGATGTTCCTGAGTCTAAAACTACATACCAGCTAAATTGTTTTTCTGATGCTTCAAAAACAGCATATGCAGCTGTCATATATCTGACATCAAGGAATGAACAAGGAACATCAGTTCATTTTTTAATGGGAAAGTCACGTATAGCGAAAAATGAAGACTCGAAAGAACTTCACATCCCGAAGTTAGAACTCATGGGTTTACTCATAGCTAGTAGACTTCTAAAATATATAAGGGAGAACCTGTCTCTACCAATAAGCCAAGAAATCTTGTGGACAGACAGTTTGGTCGTGCATGGATGGATGCGTTCAAACAAACTACTACCACCGTTTGTATCCAACAGAGTAGAGGAAATTAGAAAAAACCAGATGCAAGCGGAGTTACATTATATTAACACGAAGATGAATCCAGCTGATGTTGCAACGAGGCCTGACAGATGGAATCAGTCAAAGGAACTTTGGTTCAACGGTCCCACATTCCTAAGAGAAGATGAATCGAAGTGGCCGGCAGATAGGTACTACCTGAAACATATCTCAGTCCTTTCTGTTGGGGAGGGCCTGGACCAAGGTGATCAAAGCTACATTCCAAATATTGATCATGGCCCAGGTAATCAGCTGATAACCGTTGAACAAAATGACGATCAGGAAATGGAAATTGATGAACCAAATGACAAGACAGTAAATGACGAAATAACGGAACTGGACGCAATACAGGAATCTCTGACTCCATCAAGTTCAGCAAATAATACTATAGCAGAGATTTTGAAACTGCAGAAGCACCATTTCGCGGATGAGATTGCAGGTAAAAAGACACACCTGTCGAGAAATCTCGGTCTGTTTCTTGATGTCGATGGAATACTGAGATGCCAAGGACGGATGGCCAATACCACATGGGATTACGACATGAAACACCCTATATTGTTGCCTAGAGAGTGTGAATTTACTAACAAAATTATCAAGGACATTCATGAAGCTAATTACCATATCGGTGCCACACATACTCTTAGCCTTATTAGAGAGAAGTACTGGATACCACAAGGCAAGCGTCAAGTAGAACGAGTCATCTCAAGATGCCAGCGGTGTGTCAGACACGGAGGTGGTCCTTATCGTTTACCAAGTGCACCAGATCTACCAAATGAGAGAGTGAGCTATAGCGCACCATTTACATATTGTGGATTGGATTATTTTGGACCACTGTATGTGAGCACTCCAAATGGAAAACAAAAGAGATGGGTTGCTTTGTTCACCTGTCTGGCAGTGCGAGCTATACATTTGGAAATTGTAAACGATTTAACAGCTGAAGAATGCCTTCTAGCGCTCAGAAGATTCGCTGCCACTAGAAATACACCGAAACGACTGTATACAGATAATGCttcttatttcaaattaacatcTGAAGTAGTGAAGAAACCCTTCTGCATTTCAAAGGGCATTGAATGGagatttatttgccaactcgCTCCTTGGCATGGCGGATATTATGAGCGGCTCGTAGGCGTAGTAAAACATTCACTAAAACGCACTCTAGAAAAACACCTTCTCGGAGACAGCAAACTATTAACTGTGATGAAGGAAGTAGAAGCTGTTGTAAACTCGAGACCACTTACAAAAGTTGGAACTGAAGTTATTCACATTTTGAGGCCATCTGATTTTCTTAGTCTCGGAAAATGTCTAACCTTGACCCCAGCAACTGATAATGTTTGTACGGTAGATGGTtccaaacttcaagtcaattTGATTGAGAGCTGGAAAAAGGGCTTGATAATTCTTGAGGAATTTAAGAAGATATTTAAGGCCCAATATCTGACAAGTTTGAGAGAGAGATATCGACACTCACCAAAACAGCCAAGAGTTGTTTCTAATTGTGAACCAAAAGTAGGAGATATCGTACAAATTAAATCAGATATAAAAAACCGTGAGTTATGGAAGGTCGGGAAGATAGAAGAACTGACAACTAGTGCGGATAATAAACAAAGAGTTGCTAAGGTAAATGTGGGAGACTCTATATTGACTCGGTCTGTAGGTCATCTCTATCCGTTAGAGACTGAAACTGATAACTCCTCACAATCAGGACCAACAGAGGAAGGACGGGCTGCTCCACCTATGGATGCACCGGTAGAGTACTTGGATCTGGATATTGCCCAAAATCGAGTGGAAGGGTTGCCACCGCTCCCACCAAATGATCCAGTACCAGAAAGACATGGCCATGAGGTAGAAACCCCAAATGAAGTAATGCCAAGCCAAGAATGTACAGGGAATACCGAGACTTCAAATTCAGAAGACGCTACCGACCCTGACAATGTGCTGTCAGGGACCAGGGCCAGGAGAGACGCCGCTATTCGAGCCAGAGAGAAAATCCTGGAGTGGACGCGTCACCTGCTCACACTACTGCACTGA
- the LOC141433243 gene encoding uncharacterized protein isoform X2 codes for MEEILTGVVHMRQNKLKECFEVAKQNYESGEMVLDTASNIVAQLKGMINKLQDEIRHYTSTSPSPQMTIVTNAMEIQIQAEDFVTTIESSMATAAASSVQTREHCSTSTRHLGVKLPKLELPKFDGQPLRWLEFWDRFASNIDSQPLAEADKLTYLISSLEGRALEAVAGISITNYNYTIAVEALKSRYGSDDTLIDAHYTALTNLERAEYTASSCRRTIDEIERHLRVLEKLGENTTGNHLRATILSKFPEQVLHQYHLMPQQSNIKDNSTSTVRRILVDIVVAMEKAQTAPALTRTGLDTKQEVITTEVLQTKAEYPIRSGTNANYKPKRSLKRKMDSQVNNNIARKRNRLPCIFCKLGNHNSMDCKRYSDVESRKKQLTDRCHKCLRRNHKTDQCHRKITCFRCGEGHLQLLCPKPKDSRGTGHQPQQQKKQA; via the exons ATGGAAGAAATTCTTACTGGAGTAGTTCATATGCGGCAAAACAAGCTAAAGGAATGTTTCGAAGTtgcaaaacaaaattacgaGTCGGGCGAGATGGTGCTTGACACCGCGTCTAATATCGTAGCGCAATTGAAAGggatgataaataaattacaagatGAAATACGGCATTACACATCTACCTCTCCAAGTCCTCAAATGACAATAGTCACAAATGCGATGGAGATTCAAATACAAGCTGAAGATTTCGTTACAACCATCGAATCATCTATGGCGACCGCGGCTGCTTCGTCGGTCCAAACCAGAGAACACTGCAGCACATCGACTCGTCATCTTGGTGTGAAATTGCCCAAGTTGGAATTGCCTAAATTTGATGGGCAACCACTTAGATGGTTGGAGTTCTGGGACAGGTTTGCCTCCAACATTGATAGCCAGCCCTTAGCAGAGGCAGACAAGCTGACGTACCTAATTAGTAGTCTCGAAGGTAGGGCCTTGGAAGCAGTAGCAGGCATTAGTATAACTAACTACAACTACACCATAGCTGTTGAAGCGCTGAAATCAAGGTATGGCTCTGATGACACACTCATAGATGCACACTATACTGCGTTAACAAACCTTGAACGAGCAGAATATACGGCGTCCAGCTGTAGGCGCACAATTGATGAAATAGAGCGGCATTTGAGGGTGCTAGAAAAATTAGGAGAAAACACTACTGGAAACCACCTACGGGCTACTATACTTTCCAAGTTTCCTGAACAGGTTTTACATCAGTATCACCTCATGCCCCAACAGTCTAATATTAAAGATAACTCAACATCTACAGTAAGACGGATTTTAGTGGATATTGTGGTGGCTATGGAAAAGGCTCAAACCGCTCCAGCTCTAACACGGACAGGTTTAGACACGAAACAAGAGGTCATTACTACTGAAGTACTCCAAACAAAGGCTGAATATCCAATACGGAGTGGTACCAACGCCAACTACAAGCCGAAGAGAAGCCTGAAACGGAAAATGGACAGTCAGGTCAATAATAACATAGCCAGAAAAAGAAACAGATTGCCTTGTATCTTCTGTAAACTTGGTAACCATAACAGCATGGACTGCAAGAGATATAGTGATGTGGAGTCCAGGAAAAAACAGTTAACGGACAGGTGCCATAAGtgtctaagaaggaaccacaaAACAGACCAGTGCCACAGAAAGATAACATGCTTCCGATGTGGTGAAGGACACCTCCAGCTACTGTGTCCGAAGCCAAAGG ACAGCCGTGGCACAGGTCACCAACCCCAACAACAAAAGAAACAAGCTTAA